The Lactobacillus sp. CBA3605 genome contains a region encoding:
- a CDS encoding helix-turn-helix domain-containing protein — protein sequence MEMSFTVPTEVETQMKAEMYEACRDAFEKFGKQATYPDYMDLGQACNYLNVARNTLNGFIREGLPVSIIGNVKRISKRDINNFMDENAV from the coding sequence ATGGAAATGAGTTTTACAGTACCGACGGAAGTCGAAACGCAAATGAAAGCGGAAATGTACGAAGCGTGCCGTGATGCGTTTGAGAAGTTTGGTAAGCAGGCCACTTACCCGGATTACATGGACTTGGGGCAAGCATGCAATTATCTAAACGTTGCTAGGAACACGTTAAATGGTTTTATCCGTGAGGGGTTACCAGTTAGTATCATTGGTAACGTTAAACGGATTAGTAAGCGAGATATTAATAATTTCATGGATGAAAATGCAGTTTAA
- a CDS encoding helix-turn-helix transcriptional regulator: MAKITSDLTKALGRKRGELNISVLELARQTGVSRWTLDRLLNGKSENINPTTLNKLNGWLYEHV; encoded by the coding sequence ATGGCTAAGATAACGAGTGATTTAACCAAGGCATTAGGGCGGAAACGTGGTGAGCTAAATATTTCAGTTTTAGAACTTGCCAGACAAACCGGGGTTAGTCGTTGGACACTGGATCGATTATTAAACGGTAAGTCTGAAAATATTAATCCAACAACGTTAAATAAATTAAACGGATGGTTATATGAACACGTTTAA
- a CDS encoding C40 family peptidase → MKVNIKQVMLGTAALAGLLVTSQAVANADTLTIHSGDTVWSYSQKYNVSVKQIAAENNLSDASLIIAGQKINIPGVKTTDKASKTTTTASASSAKSTSAATSTSSQATSAAVISSTTTTSASSTSQAASSSSVATSAAVQSSSNSTASVSSATSAATSSTTSSSVATSSASTQSSAVTSSATTQSSAATSSVSTQSAASQSTSTASAQSASATETTYSTNSNSTSTKSVSTSSATYGSAISAAYSLVGTPYGTGSGQLDCSAFTQLAFAKAGITIGRTTSQQAALGSHVAFSQAQAGDLVFWGNSSNPYHVAIYLGGGQYIGAHDYGDPASVKSTAYFTPSFAIHM, encoded by the coding sequence ATGAAAGTAAATATTAAACAAGTAATGTTAGGAACCGCTGCTTTAGCTGGTTTATTAGTAACTAGTCAAGCAGTCGCAAATGCCGACACACTTACAATCCATTCTGGGGATACGGTTTGGAGTTATTCACAAAAATATAACGTTTCAGTTAAGCAAATTGCTGCTGAAAATAACTTAAGCGATGCTAGCTTAATTATTGCTGGTCAAAAGATTAACATCCCTGGTGTTAAAACTACTGACAAGGCCTCAAAGACAACCACCACTGCTAGTGCAAGCAGTGCTAAGTCAACGAGTGCTGCTACTTCAACTAGTAGCCAAGCAACCAGTGCTGCTGTAATCAGCTCGACGACGACTACTAGTGCAAGTAGTACCAGCCAAGCTGCTTCAAGCAGTAGCGTTGCAACGAGTGCTGCGGTTCAATCAAGCAGTAACTCAACAGCTAGTGTAAGTAGCGCAACCAGCGCCGCAACTAGCTCAACGACGTCATCAAGTGTCGCAACTAGCTCAGCTTCAACGCAAAGTTCAGCTGTTACTAGTTCAGCAACGACACAGAGCTCAGCTGCAACTAGCTCAGTATCAACGCAAAGTGCTGCTAGCCAAAGCACTAGCACTGCCAGTGCGCAAAGTGCTTCAGCAACTGAAACAACTTACTCAACTAACAGCAACTCAACGAGCACTAAGTCTGTCTCAACTAGCAGTGCAACTTATGGCTCAGCTATCTCAGCTGCATATAGCTTAGTTGGTACGCCTTACGGTACTGGTAGCGGTCAATTAGACTGTTCAGCATTTACGCAATTAGCTTTTGCTAAGGCCGGGATTACCATTGGCCGGACGACTTCACAACAAGCTGCACTTGGTAGCCATGTTGCCTTTAGCCAAGCTCAAGCTGGCGACTTAGTATTCTGGGGTAACTCTTCAAACCCTTATCACGTTGCAATCTACTTAGGCGGCGGCCAATATATTGGTGCGCACGACTATGGTGATCCAGCATCTGTTAAGAGTACTGCTTACTTCACACCAAGTTTTGCTATCCACATGTAA
- a CDS encoding VapE domain-containing protein yields MSAEEAADKLRKLEESQADNSNGIKFMTTAQGNIKINSIANVSLILKHDTVLKQLFAFNEFTHETEVTRDSRELLIEKGQLKDEYTPAIQEYIEERYRVIFSPKLINDAVTNVSRRNVFNPVIEYFNNCFKKWDGKKRVADFLPTYLGADHSETTTLQTMLFFVGAVAKTFKPVTKFDFVLDLVGGQGTGKTTLLKNMANGWYTDQFTSFENKDDFGNMMRALIVNDDEMTATTHSSFEVLKKFASLEMLEFRPAYRRNYIREYKNFVMARTTNELTYLKDKTGERRFLPIMVNPSQQEKSPVDELPQATIDQLWGEFVSYYHDGFSFKLTNEQALMLARNRENFMYIDEEEAQIEEALDQIKGDFVASAEIAFKMGVPELVKNRKLSNKIKYVMDNKKDWKPAQSRINGIKKRGYKRVH; encoded by the coding sequence GTGAGTGCAGAAGAAGCAGCAGACAAGCTTCGTAAATTAGAAGAGTCCCAAGCTGACAATAGCAATGGTATTAAGTTTATGACTACGGCGCAAGGGAACATTAAAATCAATAGCATTGCTAACGTTAGCTTAATTTTAAAACATGATACAGTTTTAAAACAACTTTTTGCGTTTAACGAGTTTACGCACGAAACTGAGGTAACCAGAGATTCACGAGAATTATTAATTGAAAAAGGTCAGTTAAAGGATGAGTATACACCAGCCATTCAAGAATACATTGAAGAACGTTACCGGGTAATCTTTTCACCTAAGCTGATTAATGATGCAGTAACCAACGTTTCACGCCGAAACGTGTTTAATCCGGTAATTGAGTATTTCAACAACTGTTTTAAAAAGTGGGATGGCAAGAAAAGGGTAGCGGATTTTCTACCAACCTACTTAGGTGCTGATCATTCGGAAACTACTACTCTGCAAACTATGTTGTTTTTTGTTGGTGCGGTGGCTAAGACGTTTAAACCAGTAACTAAGTTTGATTTTGTTTTAGACCTAGTTGGCGGACAAGGTACGGGTAAAACTACGCTGTTAAAGAATATGGCTAACGGATGGTACACCGACCAGTTTACTAGTTTTGAAAACAAGGACGACTTTGGCAATATGATGCGGGCACTAATTGTAAATGATGATGAAATGACGGCAACTACTCACAGCAGTTTTGAAGTATTGAAGAAGTTTGCCAGTTTAGAAATGTTAGAGTTTCGACCAGCCTATAGGCGTAACTATATTAGAGAGTACAAAAATTTTGTCATGGCCCGAACCACCAATGAACTAACCTATTTAAAGGATAAGACCGGAGAACGCCGTTTCTTACCAATTATGGTTAATCCCAGTCAGCAGGAAAAGTCACCGGTGGACGAATTACCACAAGCAACCATTGATCAGTTATGGGGTGAATTCGTTAGTTATTACCATGATGGCTTTAGCTTTAAGTTGACCAACGAACAAGCATTAATGCTGGCTCGCAATCGTGAAAACTTTATGTATATTGATGAAGAGGAAGCCCAAATAGAAGAAGCGTTAGACCAGATTAAAGGTGATTTTGTTGCCAGTGCTGAAATCGCTTTTAAGATGGGTGTTCCAGAGTTGGTTAAAAATCGAAAGCTTTCCAATAAGATTAAGTATGTGATGGACAACAAAAAAGACTGGAAACCGGCACAATCCCGAATCAACGGAATAAAGAAGCGTGGCTATAAGCGGGTGCACTAA
- a CDS encoding helix-turn-helix domain-containing protein, with amino-acid sequence MKRIRERRLELGLTQKELSSISDIPYPSIRAYETEVREPKAETLEKIATALQVPISYLQGNTDDPDGFDLWENATGYDQKQIQHEIERMKKANRVSSDETLQHLIGRAVANLDGDMGGETDAAVLNEIQYLLSNIRNEVLDKYYLDPKKVDQLPKLGNMPLFNPGSKHSDGSLFYDDMNADVYNQISEILSNARNQIASIKTK; translated from the coding sequence ATGAAACGAATACGTGAACGCCGATTAGAATTAGGATTAACACAAAAAGAACTAAGCTCCATTTCAGATATTCCTTATCCGTCAATCCGTGCCTATGAGACAGAAGTACGTGAACCAAAAGCCGAAACATTAGAAAAGATTGCCACAGCTTTACAAGTTCCAATTTCTTATTTACAAGGTAATACCGATGACCCAGATGGCTTTGACTTATGGGAAAATGCAACTGGTTACGATCAAAAACAAATTCAGCATGAAATCGAACGAATGAAAAAAGCTAACCGTGTATCAAGTGACGAAACCTTACAACATTTGATAGGTCGAGCCGTTGCAAACCTTGATGGCGATATGGGGGGTGAAACGGATGCTGCGGTACTTAACGAAATTCAATATCTGTTAAGCAATATTCGTAATGAAGTTCTTGATAAATACTATTTGGATCCTAAAAAAGTTGACCAACTTCCCAAATTGGGTAACATGCCACTTTTCAATCCCGGATCTAAGCACTCTGATGGTTCATTATTTTATGATGATATGAATGCGGATGTTTACAACCAGATTTCTGAAATACTTTCAAACGCACGGAATCAAATTGCATCAATTAAAACTAAGTAA